Proteins co-encoded in one Sebastes fasciatus isolate fSebFas1 chromosome 11, fSebFas1.pri, whole genome shotgun sequence genomic window:
- the LOC141777175 gene encoding T-cell acute lymphocytic leukemia protein 1-like isoform X2: protein MMEKRHPELRPGSPEEESGPGKREDSSIISRLNGCNKEGELEPRRREEGEKGRRGGGGGSFKEVDDEETDDVSPLQNTSNGTSSISISINGVAKETASHNALDLKREVPVIELSRRDAIKALEQRTESHLVPITELRRPPPPPLPPPPPPQRDDARMVQLSPNAFPVPARAMLYNLAQPLAAINSLGGESEQYSMYPSNRVKRRPAPYEVELDEAGQPKIVRRIFTNSRERWRQQNVNGAFAELRKLIPTHPPDKKLSKNEILRLAMKYISFLSNLLEDQDGGRNVGSTTDGETGLLVGVGALEGGPQGGPHQDTVVGLARDDLLETMSPGSSCGSLPDGDAEGSPESFMEDQDSPPTPRTLTASRGPALHLAGRDLRHNGRPLDESSRR from the exons ATGATGGAAAAACGGCATCCGGAGCTTCGTCCTGGAAGTCCCGAGGAAGAGTCCGGTCCTGGAAAGCGGGAGGACTCCTCCATCATCTCCAGACTGAACGGATGCAACAAGGAGGGAGAGCTGGAgccgaggaggagagaggagggggagaaagggaggagaggaggaggaggaggcagcttCAAGGAGGTTGATGATGAGGAGACGGATGACGTTTCTCCTCTGCAGAACACGAGCAACGGGaccagcagcatcagcatcagcatcaacGGCGTTGCCAAGGAAACTGCCTCTCACAACGCCCTTGACCTGAAAAGGGAAGTGCCGGTGATCGAGCTCTCCAGGAGGGACGCTATAAAAGCGCTGGAGCAGAGGACTGAGAGCCATTTGGTGCCGATCACGGAACTTCGCagacctccacctcctcctctaccaCCTCCACCGCCGCCGCAACGAGACGACGCTCGAATGGTCCAACTGAGCCCAAACGCGTTTCCTGTCCCGGCCCGGGCCATGCTCTACAACCTGGCGCAGCCTCTCGCCGCCATCAACAG TCTCGGAGGGGAGTCGGAGCAGTACAGCATGTACCCCAGCAACAGGGTAAAGCGTCGCCCGGCGCCTTATGAGGTTGAACTCGACGAGG CTGGCCAGCCAAAGATTGTACGTCGTATCTTCACCAACAGTCGTGAACGTTGGCGGCAGCAGAACGTAAACGGGGCGTTTGCGGAGCTTCGCAAACTCATCCCCACTCACCCCCCAGACAAGAAGCTGAGCAAGAATGAGATCCTGCGGCTCGCTATGAAGTACATCAGCTTCCTCTCCAACCTCCTGGAGGACCAGGACGGAGGGAGGAATGTTGGCAGCACAACTGATGGGGAGACGGGGCTGCTGGTTGGGGTCGGGGCCCTTGAGGGTGGCCCTCAGGGTGGTCCACATCAGGACACAGTGGTGGGCTTGGCCAGGGACGATCTTCTGGAGACAATGTCACCAGGCTCCAGTTGTGGAAGCCTGCCTGACGGCGATGCCGAGGGCAGTCCCGAGAGCTTTATGGAGGACCAGGACTCACCTCCAACCCCAAGGACTCTAACAGCCTCACGTGGGCCCGCACTGCATCTAGCTGGTAGAGATCTGAGGCACAATGGCCGCCCTTTAGATGAGTCCAGCCGTCGATGA
- the LOC141777175 gene encoding T-cell acute lymphocytic leukemia protein 1-like isoform X1 — MMEKRHPELRPGSPEEESGPGKREDSSIISRLNGCNKEGELEPRRREEGEKGRRGGGGGSFKEVDDEETDDVSPLQNTSNGTSSISISINGVAKETASHNALDLKREVPVIELSRRDAIKALEQRTESHLVPITELRRPPPPPLPPPPPPQRDDARMVQLSPNAFPVPARAMLYNLAQPLAAINSLGGESEQYSMYPSNRVKRRPAPYEVELDEGRHILDLYKYAGQPKIVRRIFTNSRERWRQQNVNGAFAELRKLIPTHPPDKKLSKNEILRLAMKYISFLSNLLEDQDGGRNVGSTTDGETGLLVGVGALEGGPQGGPHQDTVVGLARDDLLETMSPGSSCGSLPDGDAEGSPESFMEDQDSPPTPRTLTASRGPALHLAGRDLRHNGRPLDESSRR; from the exons ATGATGGAAAAACGGCATCCGGAGCTTCGTCCTGGAAGTCCCGAGGAAGAGTCCGGTCCTGGAAAGCGGGAGGACTCCTCCATCATCTCCAGACTGAACGGATGCAACAAGGAGGGAGAGCTGGAgccgaggaggagagaggagggggagaaagggaggagaggaggaggaggaggcagcttCAAGGAGGTTGATGATGAGGAGACGGATGACGTTTCTCCTCTGCAGAACACGAGCAACGGGaccagcagcatcagcatcagcatcaacGGCGTTGCCAAGGAAACTGCCTCTCACAACGCCCTTGACCTGAAAAGGGAAGTGCCGGTGATCGAGCTCTCCAGGAGGGACGCTATAAAAGCGCTGGAGCAGAGGACTGAGAGCCATTTGGTGCCGATCACGGAACTTCGCagacctccacctcctcctctaccaCCTCCACCGCCGCCGCAACGAGACGACGCTCGAATGGTCCAACTGAGCCCAAACGCGTTTCCTGTCCCGGCCCGGGCCATGCTCTACAACCTGGCGCAGCCTCTCGCCGCCATCAACAG TCTCGGAGGGGAGTCGGAGCAGTACAGCATGTACCCCAGCAACAGGGTAAAGCGTCGCCCGGCGCCTTATGAGGTTGAACTCGACGAGGGTAGGCACATTTTAGATCTTTATAAGTATG CTGGCCAGCCAAAGATTGTACGTCGTATCTTCACCAACAGTCGTGAACGTTGGCGGCAGCAGAACGTAAACGGGGCGTTTGCGGAGCTTCGCAAACTCATCCCCACTCACCCCCCAGACAAGAAGCTGAGCAAGAATGAGATCCTGCGGCTCGCTATGAAGTACATCAGCTTCCTCTCCAACCTCCTGGAGGACCAGGACGGAGGGAGGAATGTTGGCAGCACAACTGATGGGGAGACGGGGCTGCTGGTTGGGGTCGGGGCCCTTGAGGGTGGCCCTCAGGGTGGTCCACATCAGGACACAGTGGTGGGCTTGGCCAGGGACGATCTTCTGGAGACAATGTCACCAGGCTCCAGTTGTGGAAGCCTGCCTGACGGCGATGCCGAGGGCAGTCCCGAGAGCTTTATGGAGGACCAGGACTCACCTCCAACCCCAAGGACTCTAACAGCCTCACGTGGGCCCGCACTGCATCTAGCTGGTAGAGATCTGAGGCACAATGGCCGCCCTTTAGATGAGTCCAGCCGTCGATGA